The Rhodamnia argentea isolate NSW1041297 chromosome 7, ASM2092103v1, whole genome shotgun sequence genome contains the following window.
GGACCAACCAAATAACAACTTCAGTAAGACAGGGAGATGGATGTCACAATAAGTAATGATTATCCAGTATTCATGTTCAAGTTTCATCAGACATTAGCAGTTTTGTTCAGTCAAAATTTTATCAGTAGTATAAACAGGACAAATTTGATATTGCATCTGAATGCTGCTCCAGCCAATGTTAATCCAAACAACTTTAGTAGAAACTGCCAATTCAATTTCATAACGAgtgtaaagaaagaaagaccctGTCATATTACTACCTCAAAATCTTTAATACTTCATTCGTAAAGCCTGCTTTTACCAAGGGCCAGATGGCTTTGACCTTGGTAAAGATACCATTCAGGAACCTGGTTAAATCATCATGAATCTGTAGCTGTTCTGCAGTTAACTTTGGTTCCTCTGTTGGCTGCCAGAGTCTCCAGGCATACGTCTTCATGTGCTCAAAGGTAGCTTCCCCCAGGGGAAACTGATCAAGATCGTTTATCTGGTTGCTAGCTAAACTTGCAGCCCCATCTTTACCCAAATTCGCTAATATCTGCTCTACAAATTCAGAAATGTTATCTTCCATGCAACTACTGCCCTGAGAAAAATATTCGAATAGGGCATTTTGACTAGTAATATCCCCAACAGCATGAGAGATCCTCCCCAAAAGGGTAACTGCATAAGAAAAAACTCTCGGAGGAATTTCACCAATATTTTGTTCAGCAAATATAGGGGCCGCTATGGATAATACAAGCAAAGCAGCTACTCTGGCACAATCCAAGCTCAACTTGCCATCAGAAGAAGGCTCTATCTGATCCATGGAACAGAAAAGATTAGATAAAAATGAATAGATCAAGATAGTATAAGGGACTAGGGGATTATATGAAGCTTAAAAGCAGTAACTTTACTGCAAATGAAGATCAAGATTCTTCCAGTTGATGACAAATTCAGTCATATgatttcaaaatttacaagCCACTCTATTGAGTTGAAGGTTATCCAAAGTGACACACTTCTAATCCAAACCACAGGAaaatttacgaaaaaaaaaaatcatatccaccAGTTAAAATGAATTAAAGCAGTTTTAGATATACTTGCCAGTCTATAGATTGCAAGTTCTGTGGTTTTTACTCTCTCTTAAATTGTCACACCTTTTCCTTAGGCTCTAGTGGCCTCATCTTGATGTATTTAGAAGTTCActaactgaaaaaagaaaagctcctcagagagagagagagagagagagagagagagagctgctAACCTCATGAAAAACTTCATCGATAAAGCAAGCTACGAAGTTCCCATGCCGTAGACCAACATGGAAGAGTGCCGAGAATATGTCGACTTCATCCTGTGAGGCATAGAATTTGCAGATTAAACATACTTCAAGCCATTAGCGACAAGAAGATCAAAGTACTAAACtagaatttaaaataaatatacagCATCAATCTTTTATATTCAAGctttgagatgaaagatgaAGCAAAATAACTAAACTTCATTTAAGATAACAAACCTGAGGATATGTCTCGAGATTCTCTATAAGACCGTCAACAGATAATTTAAGGAGCTCCAGATCGCGCAACTTCACAAATTTAAGTACTTTCCTCACTGCAGCTCGtacaaattcatttttatcaacAAGAGTTCCAAGCAACTGCAAAATCCATTGAACTTAcatttcagaaaattcagaaTGTCTACATCTTAGCTGGCAATGCCCTCAATAGAAATATAAAGAACGGATTCAGCTCACCATTTGCATGTGCATTACTTCCAAACTAAAATGATCACAGGTTGCCATATGATGCATCGTTTCCAGAGCTTTTAAGCGGACAATCACTGAATCGTCATTTAGCATATCCATCAACAAATTTATAGCCTCACCAGAAAACTCAGAAGAAATCATGCATAACCTTCTCATGGAGTGGCATACAGACCTTCGGACCTTTTTGCATTCACCACAAACAGATCCCACTCGTTAAAGCAATCATACGAGACTAATTCTAAAATGCCCACAAAGCAGGGACAGATAGAAACGAAGCAATTAAGGGCATGTaattcaaagaaaaatcaattggaaGATGAAATTCGGCATATATCAACATGTATACTGAatttagaagaagaaaacttcaGGATGTTTCTAATGCTCACAACAGCATAAAGAGAGTATTATGCATGTTGACCAACTTTCTTATCTAATTAAACTTCtctaatgggaaaaacaacgGAGTTACTTAATGTCAGTGCCCACAAGTCATGATATTGGATCTGCATATCGACATCGCCATTTTTTGGTCCTCTCTTTTAATTGTTCTCTTCTTTGTCAGATGTGTTTCATTCACTAAATTACATTAGATTAACATATAGAGCTTGACTTCCAAGTTAAGCGAGACAGCAATATGCATGTTTGCATGTCTAGCCTTAAAGGGAGTGCTTAGACCATTGGAGATGGTCCCCAATGACCATCCCAACAAAGAAAGGTTATTGTTCCTTGATTGCTGTAGAGTTCAATTAAAGAGTTAGACATGCTCTGTATCCATAATATTGGTGCACGTGTATAAGAAACCAATCTCAGATATTCTGCCAGTTAAGACCGTAAGTGAATTTTGCACAACGAAGGAATGAAACAGAAGGCAAACATGTAATTACAATTTAATCTATCATGTAAGCTAATAGTACTAGTCTTTAGCAGTACCCAGAGGACTTAGATAAATTCAACTGAATTGGACAATGCAAGAAGGCAGTtttaataaaatcaaatgattttATAAGGAAAAGATATCATTCCTGTCCAAATGAAGTCCAGAAATTACCTCATAATATTCATCTTCAAAGCCATGCACTACAGCACCGGCAACACTTGATGCGGACAGTTCAATTGGTCCTGTAGATTGACACACAGATCTGTTCTCCTTCATACTACCTAGGACCTTTTTAGATAAGCTTTGTAACAGATTCTTCAAAGAAACAGTTTGTGTCTTCCCAAGGGCAACAAATGCTTCAACCCTAACCTCCATACTCATATCTCTGACCATAGAACAAAGCTGATGACCACATGATCAGAAAACTAGTTAAACAGGCTACCTTAGAGACCATAATCATTCATGTGAGTAAAGATAAAATCACACACTTCAAGATGACAACCCACTTTTCAGAAAGCTTAAGCTAGAACAATGTAATAAATGTGCAGATTAGGTCTTAGCAAGTCAAGCTACTTGCCTATGATCAACACCCCCAACCCCcctccgaaacaaaaaaaaaaaagagaaggaaattcGTTAAGACTTGTTGAACCTAAGTAGTTCACATGggcactttgttttttttttttttggtcggatacaTGGGCACTTGACAAGTTCAAATTAGCTCATATTTGACGCCAACCCCATGAACCACATGGCTATTTTGAGTACTCCATTTGCTACAGTTTATGCCGAGTATGTTGAGCTGTTGTGTCCAACACAAGCAATATTTAACTTCTGCAAATCTCCAAGTtttattaacaaaataattgtTGAGTAGCAAGTATTGACTTCTGGAGTCAAGTGAAATTCACCAATTGACATTGCTTTTATCGCGGAATAGACAAAATCACtcaattttattaatcaattaaagaaaagatgaaaagaataaaaagttcAGGAAAAAGTGGTTTTTAAAGATATCCATGTCCAGATTATCATAAGAATAAGCATAAATTAGCCGCATCTCCTTGGCGTTCCAACTAACCATCCATTAACCATAGAAATTACAATCACTTATCAGgaatgatcaaattaaaagcaaAGATAGATCTGCACGGGGAAGAACTCTAATAAAACCAAGTTTCATAATTAAACACAATCCTACAAGGATTCAAACTCACATTGTAAAGCGACTTCTAAATATGCCCAACATAATTACCCTCAGGAAACACCAGTGAAACTTGAAATGAAGTTCTGAAGTATTTTTTTGACATTATCTGGGGCAACTAACATGCTCCCAATTTGCATAGCGCTTAAACGTTTACTACCATGGGCATCGTTGACCACGTATAAAAGAGAATGATCACTGATTGTACagaaaagaaacatgaaatctaaaatagaaaattttgagcGCTGGAAGACATgattaattacttttttggttTTGACTTTGGTTCAGTGGAACCATGTAAAGTAATGCACATAACTCCTACAAAAACACATTCTCTGTGCAATATCAGAACACTTGAACAGATTATGCCGGAAGTACTCATTTGGCAACTAAAATCTAAAAACTTATACTTGAGGAATAGAAATAAATGCCAAATCCTGACATTTTCCGCCCCACCTCAAATTGGCAAGTTAATTACTTAAACACATGGCTTACTGTTAAGCAAAATTCTTCCAGCCATTTTCTCTTTAAGGAAACAACATAGCAGAGAATTCCCAAGCCTACCTGGATAAATGTTGCATCTGACTGCTCTCTCTTTTCTGTCCCCTGCATAGATGCTACAAGAATATGCCCCCAGTCACAGACCTAAATCAACACCAATAAGAAATCAATGAGTGGCAAATTGTATATAGTGCAGCAACTAGCAAAGCGATATCACCATGTAAACTGGGAATCAACTATTTAACGGAAAACAAATTCTCGTAATACCAACACCTAATCAAATTCTAGTAAAGAGTTTATTTGGAGGAACGATAATGGCTAAAGGGCAGCAATGCATCTCCGATTGATGACATTAGTATGATCAAAACATTCAGAGAACTAATTcacagaaaaataaatgaaaataaaatgtcCGAAATTGAGTATACCCAACAAAACTCCAAAGCTTGTGTGAAGCATGCTGGAATATATAGGCTCCACATAAATCTTTTTACTGGTACTCATTTTCGCGAAGAACAGGAATGAACAATTTGACTTCCATTATACATATAAGTGCACCGTCTAAATCCAGGTCACCAGTTCCTATCCTGAATGTGTGTGACAACAAGCACTAAGTTACCCTTGTAACCAGTTTTCCAAATAGAACTGGTTTAATTCTCAAAACAGACTAGAAACAGTTAAGGTTTAAACAACAAAAGTTGCCACGTAGTTTGAATCTACCTCTTAGGACTGCCATGGAAACAAAGAAGAGAACGCAACTATGATGATTGCATTACATAGTACTAGAGAATCAAAAGGCAAAGCAAACTTTACACGTCTCACCGTTCGAACGGCAGCACACCTTACACAAGCTTCCACATCGCCTAAGAGCTCCACAGCACGATAATAGCATCCTTCAACAAGGCCACGATCCTCAAAAACACTTGACTTGCCTAGATTGACCAATCCGTCCAAAGCAGCTTCCCTTACACAAGGATACGGATCCTTCGTGAACCCTAGGAACACAGTGATCGACACGTGAGACCCAACGCCAAACCTCTCAGCGTTTCGAAGAAGCCATTGTCGCACAGAGACGGAACGATTGAAGCAGAGCGAGACGAAGAAGCTATCGAATTGGCCATTCAAGGAAGAAGACAGGGTTTCATCTCGTTCTGCTACCAGCGCAATGGCGTCGAGAGACTCGGCCGCTACGTGCGCCGACTCGGACGAGAACAGGCGCGAGCGCACGCAGTCGAAGATGACGTGCGAGAGGCCAGGACGGTGGGAGGCGAGCTCGGAGAGTAGCTTGAGGGCGTGTGGCAGTAGGAGGGAGTCGCCACCGTGCTCCAGATGGCGACTTAGGGCTTCTAAGATGGAGGTAATCAAGGAGATTGGAGTCGAAGGGTTGATGACGAGAGATCTTAGAGAAGCGAGCTTGTGGCGCGTGAGAGGAATACTAGTGAACCTTGTTAAGGGGTCCAGAGAGTGTTCGCCGGGACTCGCCGATGGCGGTTCCATTGGAGCTGGAAGGTGAAGCTTTGCTCGCTTGCTTGCTTTTGCTCTGCAactggggaagaagaagaagaagaacggcgGGAACCGAAGAGGTACAATACGTCGTTTCGCGGGCCAGAATCAAATGCGGGCACTCTGGGCTAATGATCCGGCCCGATTTAGTGAATGGGCAAGCTCCTTTTCTTGTCGGGTTGAACCGGCCCTTTGGAACGAGCCCGGcaataaaacaaaaagttaaaaaaagagagcacgAAATCCATTCTGGAATTCTGAAGTGAATATTGGTGGTCTTATGTTTGAGGGTATTATGAATGCTAAGGGAAAATCATCGCACTCTGGGCGATGATGTGCTTATCGAATCATGGACTCAGATTTGCCGTCTCTCTAACTCTAGGTCCATTTGTTGTCTCAATATTATTGATCTGTGTGTGGACGAAGATAGCCCGCGGGATTAGAGGAGGAGACAAGTATATTGGCGGACCGATTCATGTGTTCAATCAATTCGGCGATGTGAGACCTCCATTCTTGATCGGTTGGAGCGACAAGGATCCCTACCTTTCCATCCCTCGAGTGATTAGATAGAATGGTGGAACTAATGGTTATTTTCCGTTGTCAAATATCCCCGATGCTTCCTAAACCAATATTTTGTTCTTTCCTTAATCACAAACCGTAATCTTCCAACTAATATACTCATGTCCTAAACTACATTGAGATGCCTAATTTCTCAAAACATGACCACGTCTATTCCTTTTTTATGGCGTTTATTGCCGTCCAAGACATTTTGGTGACGTGCATTTCTTCTTTAACGATAGTATGTACTTGAAATTCTCAGCCTCCAATCTCCACCATTCATGAATCTCGTAAGTTTACTCAAACACGAATGGAGCGAGAACAATTGTGCACGCTCATAACACATGCCGAAGGAGTTGTGTTATTAGGACGACCAATCCATCTATAATCTAAAGAGTGTCGTGTCGCTAACTGTCTCGTTATGTTTGTAATTTGCGTACTAAATATAATAGTTTGGCAATAGTAATTTATGTTTCGAATGAGAATATTGGTAGGGCCACAAGGAACGGGCCTTTGGGCCTTCGCTTGGGGCTTGGACGATGGGCACGGGAAGCCTCCCTGAAGGGCAAAATCGACACTTTACactggaaaagaagaaatggataataacacaaatggtccctgaactttgattcaatgtacaatgtggtTCCTAAGCTTTTAATTTCACTAAAATGGTCTataaactttagcccaatgtgtaatgtggtccattaactttttattttaccaaaataatccttaaaattttgaaacatattcaacatAATCATTGAATTACGGGAAGAGTTCGGTATAGCccttttattaattcaagttcggggatgaCTTTGAACATTTCCTTTTaatttaaggactaaattgaacatgtttaaaaagtttgaggatcacattgaataaattgaaagttcagggaccgcattacatattggattaaagttcaaggattaaaatggtcaaattaaaaattcaaggattatattatatattgagtcAATGTTTATGGATCGTTAGGTCATTTTCTTTAGAAGAAATTGCGCCTCAGCCCGGAGGGTAGTTTCGGTATCGTAAGAAGCTGAAGATCTGTGCTCCAGTCCAGCGACCCGCTGTCCAAATAGCCCTGGGGTTAGGAGGCAGCGAGGGTTTCTTTTCAACCCTGGTTTTGATAGAACAAGAAGCATCAGAGTTCGACAgagcgaagaagacgacgaagcCGAGATGCCTTGCTTGAACATTTCGACCAACGCCAACCTCGACGGCGTCGACACCTCCGCCATTCTCTCCGAGGCCACCTCCAGCGTCGCCAAGCTCATCGGCAAGCCCGAGGCTgtacgctctctctctctcttctcct
Protein-coding sequences here:
- the LOC115745867 gene encoding protein SIEL, which gives rise to MEPPSASPGEHSLDPLTRFTSIPLTRHKLASLRSLVINPSTPISLITSILEALSRHLEHGGDSLLLPHALKLLSELASHRPGLSHVIFDCVRSRLFSSESAHVAAESLDAIALVAERDETLSSSLNGQFDSFFVSLCFNRSVSVRQWLLRNAERFGVGSHVSITVFLGFTKDPYPCVREAALDGLVNLGKSSVFEDRGLVEGCYYRAVELLGDVEACVRCAAVRTVCDWGHILVASMQGTEKREQSDATFIQLCSMVRDMSMEVRVEAFVALGKTQTVSLKNLLQSLSKKVLGSMKENRSVCQSTGPIELSASSVAGAVVHGFEDEYYEVRRSVCHSMRRLCMISSEFSGEAINLLMDMLNDDSVIVRLKALETMHHMATCDHFSLEVMHMQMLLGTLVDKNEFVRAAVRKVLKFVKLRDLELLKLSVDGLIENLETYPQDEVDIFSALFHVGLRHGNFVACFIDEVFHEIEPSSDGKLSLDCARVAALLVLSIAAPIFAEQNIGEIPPRVFSYAVTLLGRISHAVGDITSQNALFEYFSQGSSCMEDNISEFVEQILANLGKDGAASLASNQINDLDQFPLGEATFEHMKTYAWRLWQPTEEPKLTAEQLQIHDDLTRFLNGIFTKVKAIWPLVKAGFTNEVLKILRVCEEELETVETKCTGSPALAFTLQYIRTLKLLASASSYFHPTVGQCCRVVSQLDILLVKLERTLRDLKCRFTGLSKKDELYLMELTSVSLTMNFSKLMTGCSYSTNLKRLAAVLSRVECLQQEHGVGPSSFLSELKKSMPDIHSAAGSMFSVPHFLRKMLDAFSVKQFELSRTLLSLSAEITVPDNDSENPFHFIQGLPVGIRLEITLRNISRENRLWLEMTVGKESKQFIFLDLKLFGGSNELRKVTYFAAYYKTPKAVSFTLRVGIGVECFPEDIHAGMNSGGPKRELTYLSPVSEVYFSAKSQKLT